The following coding sequences lie in one Pungitius pungitius chromosome 18, fPunPun2.1, whole genome shotgun sequence genomic window:
- the rln1 gene encoding prorelaxin H1, which yields MLWRLTLAVVCVGAICSCMKTDLASRLMMPRDYGVKLCGREFIRAVIFTCGGSRWRRSTGGGGDPFQWSSLSDVTVGENHHTWQSGPEFTADDLSPPQKGRSLSLADLLALYGAPGDGPSLADSALQQTTVLGQRDGERAAAAAGSGVSSKKKRNFSLGVAGKCCNQGCSKNDIGRLC from the exons ATGCTGTGGAGGTTGACTCTGGCCGTGGTGTGTGTCGGCGCCATATGCAGCTGCATGAAGACGGACCTGGCCAGCAGGCTGATGATGCCGAGGGACTACGGGGTGAAGCTGTGCGGCAGAGAGTTCATCAGAGCGGTCATTTTCACCTGCGGCGGCTCCCGGTGGAGACGatccacgggggggggcggag ATCCCTTCCAGTGGAGTTCCCTCAGTGACGTCACGGTGGGGGAAAACCACCACACCTGGCAGTCGGGCCCGGAGTTTACGGCCGACGACCTTTCCCCTCCCCAAAAGGGCCGCTCTCTGTCCCTGGCAGACCTGCTGGCTCTTTACGGGGCCCCCGGAGACGGGCCGTCGCTCGCCGACTCGGCCCTTCAGCAAACCACGGTTTTAGGCCAGAGGGACGGGGAGcgggcggcggcagcagcaggcagCGGCGTGAGcagcaagaagaagaggaactTTTCTTTGGGTGTGGCGGGAAAGTGCTGCAACCAAGGCTGCAGCAAGAACGATATCGGACGCTTGTGCtaa